Proteins co-encoded in one Scatophagus argus isolate fScaArg1 chromosome 11, fScaArg1.pri, whole genome shotgun sequence genomic window:
- the mao gene encoding amine oxidase [flavin-containing], whose protein sequence is MTAPSNTYDVIVVGGGISGLSAAKLLKSSGLNPVVLEARNRVGGRTFTVQNKETKWVDLGGAYVGPTQNRILRLAHEYGVKTYKVNEQENLVHYVNGKSYPFKGSFPTMWNPFVMLDFNNLWRTIDMMGKEIPREAPWRAPHAEEWDKMSMLELLEKICWTRTVRQFATLFVNVNVTSEPHEVSALWFLWYVKQCGGVMRIFSTTDGGQERKFVGGSSQISECMARELGDLVKLQSPVYSIDQTGDMVVVETLNKQTYKAKYVIVATPPGLNLKMHFNPELPPLRNQLIHRVPMGSVIKCMVYYKENFWRKKGFCGSMVIEDEDAPIGLTLDDTKPDGTVPAIMGFILARKCRKLTGLTKDERLKKICEIYSKVLGSEEALHPVHYEEKNWCEEEYSGGCYTAYFPPGILTQYGKVLREPVGRLYFAGTETATEWSGYMEGAVQAGERAAREVMCAMGKIHQSQIWQMEPERAEVPARYFHTTFWERNLPSVGGFLKFVGVSTFLCAATASGLMAYKKGLIPRS, encoded by the exons GTTTGAGTGCAGCAAAGCTGTTGAAATCCAGTGGACTAAACCCCGTAGTCCTCGAGGCCAGGAATCGGGTTGGTGGTCGCACCTTCACTGTGCAG aatAAGGAGACAAAGTGGGTTGACCTGGGTGGGGCTTACGTCGGGCCAACCCAGAACCGCATCCTCCGACTGGCACACGAGTACGGTGTAAAGACCTACAAAGTCAACGAGCAAGAAAACCTGGTGCATTATGTTAAT GGAAAGTCTTACCCATTTAAAGGCTCCTTCCCTACCATGTGGAACCCTTTTGTCATGTTGGATTTCAACAACCTGTGGAGGACAATAGACATGATGGGCAAGGAG ATTCCCAGAGAGGCTCCCTGGAGAGCTCCCCATGCTGAGGAGTGGGACAAGATGTCCATGCTGGAGCTCCTTGAAAAAATCTGCTGGACCAG GACTGTTCGTCAGTTCGCCACACTGTTTGTCAACGTGAACGTGACCTCCGAGCCTCATGAGGTGTCAGCTCTGTGGTTCCTGTGGTATGTGAAACAATGTGGAGGAGTCATGAGGATTTTCTCCACCACTGACGGAGGACAG GAGAGGAAGTTTGTAGGTGGCTCCAGTCAGATCAGTGAGTGCATGGCCAGGGAGCTGGGTGACCTAGTGAAGCTGCAGTCCCCAGTCTACAGTATCGACCAGACTGGAgacatggtggtggtggagacaTTGAACAAACAGACCTACAAA GCCAAGTATGTGATTGTGGCTACCCCTCCCGGTCTGAATCTGAAGATGCACTTTAACCCTGAGCTTCCACCACTAAGAAACCAGCTGATTCACCGTGTCCCCATGGGCTCTGTCATCAAGTGCATGGTGTACTACaaagagaacttctggaggAAAAAGG gTTTCTGTGGCAGTATGGTGATTGAGGATGAGGATGCTCCCATTGGCCTGACATTGGATGACACAAAGCCTGATGGGACTGTACCTGCCATTATGGG ATTCATCCTCGCCCGCAAGTGCAGAAAGTTGACAGGGTTGACCAAGGATGAGAg GCTGAAGAAGATCTGTGAGATCTACTCCAAAGTGCTCGGCTCAGAAGAGGCCTTGCAT CCGGTGCATTATGAGGAGAAGAACTGGTGTGAAGAGGAGTACTCTGGAGGCTGCTACACAGCCTATTTTCCCCCAGGAATCCTTACTCAGTATGGCAA GGTTCTGAGGGAGCCGGTTGGCAGGCTGTACTTTGCAGGCACGGAGACAGCCACAGAATGGAGTGGCTACATGGAGGGGGCAGTGCAGGCCGGAGAGAGAGCCGCCAGAGAG GTCATGTGTGCGATGGGTAAAATCCACCAGAGTCAGATCTGGCAGATGGAGCCTGAGCGTGCG GAAGTCCCAGCACGTTACTTTCACACCACGTTCTGGGAGAGGAATTTGCCTTCAGTTGGTGGTTTCCTCAAGTTCGTTGGAGTCTCCACCTTCCTGTGTGCTGCCACTGCGTCTGGCCTGATGGCCTACAAGAAGGGCCTCATCCCGCGAAGTTAA